In Zunongwangia sp. HGR-M22, the sequence ATGCATATGTTGATGTCACCGATAATCTTACTTTTTTAGATGATCATAGTTTTATCTGGACAAGCGAACGCGACGGTTATAATCATATTTATCTTTATGACGAAAATGGAGAGCTGAAGCGCCAAGTTACTGAAGGAAACTGGGAAGTAACCAATTACTATGGTTACGATAAAAAAAGCAATCGAATATTCTATCAAAGTACAGAAAACGGAAGTGTAAATCGCGATGTTTATTCTATAAAAGCTAACGGAAAAAGTAAAAAGCGACTTACAGAAAAAACCGGAACCAATAATGCCGGTTTTAGTGCAGATTTTACCTATTTTATAAATGCATTTACCAATACTGAAACGCCTATGGAGTATGCACTTCATAGAGCGAAAAATGGTAAGTTGGTAAGAAGAATCAAGGATAACGCCGAGCTACTAGAAGTAGAAAAACCCTATCATTTTTCGCCAAAAGAATTATCTACGATTCCTGTTGACGGAAACGAGTTAAATATGTGGACGATTAAACCTTCAGATTTTGATGCATCTAAAAAGTATCCTTTATTGATGTTTCAATATTCTGGGCCGGGATCACAATCGGTTTCTAACACTTATTTTAATACTAATGATTACTGGTATCAGCTTTTAGCCGATCAAGGCTATATTATCGTTTGTTTAGATGGTAGAGGAACTGGTTTTAAGGGAGCAGATTTTAAGAAGGTAACACAAAACGAACTTGGAAAATACGAGTTAGAAGATCAAATCGACGCTGCGAAGCAATTAGGTCAATTAGATTATATTGATGCTAATCGAATCGGAATTTGGGGATGGAGTTTTGGTGGTTTTATGGCATCTAATGCAATACTGAAAGGGAATGATACTTTTGCCATGGCAATTGCCGTGGCGCCGGTAATCAGCTGGAGATTTTACGATACCATCTATACTGAACGTTTTATGACGACTCCGCAGGAAAATGCTTCCGGTTACGATGAAAACTCACCAATTAATCATGTAGATAAACTAAAAGGCGACTTTCTAATTGTTCATGGTGGTGGCGATGATAACGTACATTTGCAAAACACGATGCGAATGGTAGAAGCGCTTATCCAGGCAAATAAACAATTCGATTGGGCAATTTACCCTGATAAAAATCACGGGATATATGGTGGTAACACCAGATTGCACTTATATACTAAAATGACAAACTTTATTAAAGAACACCTTTAATTTAAACACCACTAATAATTATGGCAAACAGATCAGACCTAGAAAGGAAAGAAATTTTTGGACATCCCGTAGGCTTATATATATTATTTTTTACTGAGATGTGGGAGCGATTCTCTTATTACGGAATGAGAGCGTTGCTTACTTTATTTCTTGTGGCTTCCGTAACATCTGATAATCCTGGTTGGGGTTGGAGTAACGATGAAGCAATAAATCTTTACAAGTGGTACACTACACTGGTTTATATAGCTTCTATCCCTGGAGGTATAATTGCAGATAGATTTTTAGGACAGAAGAAAACAGTGATGATTGGTGGTATACTTTTGTGTGTAGGGCATTTGGTGCTAGCTTACGAAAGTATAGAAGCGTTTTATATTGGTTTGGCATTTATTATAGCAGGAGTAGGTGGTCTTAAACCTAATATTTCTACAATGGTAGGTGGTTTATATCCAAAATCCGAAAATGATAGACGAGATCAAGGATTTTATATTTTTTATATAGGAATTAATCTTGGTGCTTTTTTAGCCGGAATTATTATTGGTCAAGTGGGAGAGAAAATTAATTGGCATTATGGATTTGGATTAGCCGGGATAGGAATGTTGATAGGTCAATTGGTGTATATATTTGGCCAACGATATTTAAAGGGTGTAGGCGAATTTTCAGGGAAATCTGAAAACGAAGAAGAAAGAGAGGCCATGAAAAGACCTTTAACTAGAGTTGAGAAAGACAGAATGATAGTTATGGGAATCTCTTTTTTAATAATCATTGTTTTTTGGGGCGCATTCGAGCAAGCCGGTGGTTTGATGAATATCTATGCCCAACAAAATACCGATCGTGTAATTTTTGGATGGGAAGTTCCCGCTTCTTATTTCCAATCGGTTAATGCTTTCTTCATATTTACGCTGGCTTTAGCTGTTGCTGGTTTTTGGACATGGTGGAAGAGAAGAGGGAAAGAATC encodes:
- a CDS encoding S9 family peptidase — its product is MRFSKILVLLMTMAASVATSQEKKITLEEIWSGKFSQQHLQSLQSLKNGVEYVVLNHDPDSGNTSIDVYSYKTGEKTRTLVDTKNLEALKSFQDFSLSDDETKILLATAPQPIYRRSSKAIFYIYDVNSKDLTKLSDKKVQEPTFSPDNSKLAYVFENNIYVYDVEEKKEKQITEDGKINSIINGITDWVYEEELGFVRAFQWNKKSDKIAFLRFNETEVPEFSMDIFGSDLYPSEQTFKYPKAGEANSEVSLQMYDVASEATEEIKLGDYSDFYIPRIKWTNRDYVLSVQVLNRHQDQLDLIFVNAEDNSAKIVLTEKDDAYVDVTDNLTFLDDHSFIWTSERDGYNHIYLYDENGELKRQVTEGNWEVTNYYGYDKKSNRIFYQSTENGSVNRDVYSIKANGKSKKRLTEKTGTNNAGFSADFTYFINAFTNTETPMEYALHRAKNGKLVRRIKDNAELLEVEKPYHFSPKELSTIPVDGNELNMWTIKPSDFDASKKYPLLMFQYSGPGSQSVSNTYFNTNDYWYQLLADQGYIIVCLDGRGTGFKGADFKKVTQNELGKYELEDQIDAAKQLGQLDYIDANRIGIWGWSFGGFMASNAILKGNDTFAMAIAVAPVISWRFYDTIYTERFMTTPQENASGYDENSPINHVDKLKGDFLIVHGGGDDNVHLQNTMRMVEALIQANKQFDWAIYPDKNHGIYGGNTRLHLYTKMTNFIKEHL
- a CDS encoding peptide MFS transporter, translated to MANRSDLERKEIFGHPVGLYILFFTEMWERFSYYGMRALLTLFLVASVTSDNPGWGWSNDEAINLYKWYTTLVYIASIPGGIIADRFLGQKKTVMIGGILLCVGHLVLAYESIEAFYIGLAFIIAGVGGLKPNISTMVGGLYPKSENDRRDQGFYIFYIGINLGAFLAGIIIGQVGEKINWHYGFGLAGIGMLIGQLVYIFGQRYLKGVGEFSGKSENEEEREAMKRPLTRVEKDRMIVMGISFLIIIVFWGAFEQAGGLMNIYAQQNTDRVIFGWEVPASYFQSVNAFFIFTLALAVAGFWTWWKRRGKESSSLFKMAVGVIVMGFGFTFMSFASLQYEEFGKSAMYWLVLAYLFHTLGELCASPVALSFITKLAPVKYASFMMGAYFAATGLGNFVAGTVGEQIKNASEFQIFTGIFIFCLIFGLLIILLLKPLKRLTHGAEDSQMEDGIPKETAIE